One region of Equus caballus isolate H_3958 breed thoroughbred chromosome 23, TB-T2T, whole genome shotgun sequence genomic DNA includes:
- the CD274 gene encoding programmed cell death 1 ligand 1 isoform X1: MRIVSVFTFMAYCHLLKAFTITVTKDLYVVDYGSNVTIECKFPVEEPLNLAALIVYWEMENKKIIQFVNGEEDPKVQHSSYSQRARLLKDQLFLGKAALQITDVKLQDAGVYCCLISYGGADYKRITLKVNAPYRKINQRISVDPVTSEHELTCQAEGYPEAEVIWTSSDHRVHSGKTTITNSEREEKLFNVTSTLRINATANEIFYCTFRRSGLEENSTAELVIPEPLIVPANKRTHLAILGVIPLLLVALTIIICLKRHVRMMDVEKCITRDTNSKKQNDTQFEET; encoded by the exons ATGAGGATAGTTAGTGTCTTTACATTCATGGCCTACTGTCATTTGCTGAAAG CATTTACTATCACAGTTACCAAGGACCTGTATGTGGTAGACTATGGCAGCAATGTGACAATAGAATGCAAATTCCCAGTAGAAGAACCATTAAACCTGGCTGCATTAATTGTCTACTGGGAAAtggagaataagaaaattattcaatTTGTGAATGGGGAGGAAGACCCGAAGGTTCAGCACAGTAGCTACAGCCAGAGGGCCCGGCTGTTGAAGGACCAGCTCTTCTTGGGAAAGGCCGCACTTCAGATCACAGATGTGAAATTGCAGGATGCAGGGGTTTACTGCTGCTTGATCAGCTATGGTGGTGCTGACTACAAGCGGATTACTTTGAAAGTCAATG CCCCATACCGCAAAATCAACCAGAGAATTTCTGTGGATCCGGTCACCTCTGAACATGAACTAACATGTCAGGCTGAGGGTTACCCCGAGGCTGAAGTCATCTGGACAAGCAGTGACCACCGAGTCCACAGTGGCAAAACCACCATCACCAATTCTGAGAGGGAGGAGAAGCTTTTCAATGTCACCAGCACACTGAGAATCAACGCAACAGCTAACGAGATTTTCTACTGCACTTTTCGGAGATCAGGTCTTGAGGAAAACAGTACAGCTGAGCTGGTCATCCCAG aaccACTTATAGTTCCGGCAAATAAGAGAACTCACTTGGCAATTCTGGGAGTCATCCCGTTGTTACTTGTAGCCCTGACAATCATCATCTGTCTAAAAAGACATG tgaGAATGATGGATGTGGAAAAATGTATCACCCGAGATACgaactcaaagaaacaaaatg
- the CD274 gene encoding programmed cell death 1 ligand 1 isoform X2, translated as MRIVSVFTFMAYCHLLKAFTITVTKDLYVVDYGSNVTIECKFPVEEPLNLAALIVYWEMENKKIIQFVNGEEDPKVQHSSYSQRARLLKDQLFLGKAALQITDVKLQDAGVYCCLISYGGADYKRITLKVNAPYRKINQRISVDPVTSEHELTCQAEGYPEAEVIWTSSDHRVHSGKTTITNSEREEKLFNVTSTLRINATANEIFYCTFRRSGLEENSTAELVIPVRMMDVEKCITRDTNSKKQNDTQFEET; from the exons ATGAGGATAGTTAGTGTCTTTACATTCATGGCCTACTGTCATTTGCTGAAAG CATTTACTATCACAGTTACCAAGGACCTGTATGTGGTAGACTATGGCAGCAATGTGACAATAGAATGCAAATTCCCAGTAGAAGAACCATTAAACCTGGCTGCATTAATTGTCTACTGGGAAAtggagaataagaaaattattcaatTTGTGAATGGGGAGGAAGACCCGAAGGTTCAGCACAGTAGCTACAGCCAGAGGGCCCGGCTGTTGAAGGACCAGCTCTTCTTGGGAAAGGCCGCACTTCAGATCACAGATGTGAAATTGCAGGATGCAGGGGTTTACTGCTGCTTGATCAGCTATGGTGGTGCTGACTACAAGCGGATTACTTTGAAAGTCAATG CCCCATACCGCAAAATCAACCAGAGAATTTCTGTGGATCCGGTCACCTCTGAACATGAACTAACATGTCAGGCTGAGGGTTACCCCGAGGCTGAAGTCATCTGGACAAGCAGTGACCACCGAGTCCACAGTGGCAAAACCACCATCACCAATTCTGAGAGGGAGGAGAAGCTTTTCAATGTCACCAGCACACTGAGAATCAACGCAACAGCTAACGAGATTTTCTACTGCACTTTTCGGAGATCAGGTCTTGAGGAAAACAGTACAGCTGAGCTGGTCATCCCAG tgaGAATGATGGATGTGGAAAAATGTATCACCCGAGATACgaactcaaagaaacaaaatg